A genomic window from Gemmatimonadaceae bacterium includes:
- a CDS encoding helix-turn-helix domain-containing protein, producing the protein MNTSSNPAPSAQSIGGEMVSLLHRLGFDVVVRDPDTVDILAASPGAERALLAATPGAVRVATARVAGVAVRVELLQAAAATPVLTPRQMAVGALLKDGLRNQDIADRLGISVHTVRRHMEQVFRRLGVSDREAASALIESISAKS; encoded by the coding sequence ATGAACACCTCCAGCAACCCAGCGCCCTCCGCGCAGAGCATCGGTGGCGAGATGGTCTCGCTGCTCCATCGGCTCGGCTTCGACGTCGTGGTCCGGGATCCGGACACTGTCGATATCCTGGCAGCCAGCCCCGGCGCCGAGCGCGCCCTGCTCGCGGCCACGCCCGGGGCCGTCCGCGTGGCCACGGCACGAGTCGCTGGGGTGGCCGTCCGGGTCGAGCTGCTGCAGGCCGCAGCCGCCACCCCCGTGCTCACGCCGCGGCAGATGGCCGTCGGCGCCCTCCTCAAGGACGGGCTCCGGAACCAGGACATCGCCGACCGGCTGGGCATCAGCGTCCACACGGTCCGGCGGCATATGGAGCAGGTCTTCCGACGGCTCGGCGTCTCGGATCGCGAGGCTGCCTCGGCGTTGATTGAGTCCATCAGCGCCAAGTCGTAG
- a CDS encoding agmatine deiminase family protein: MAARKAAPRAAAGGVRWPAEWERHDATWIAWPHHEPDWPGKFGPIPWVYAEIARALAEHERVNILVHDEKTEEAAWHCLRMHEVKQGRIHLMQCPTDRVWLRDSAPTFVHDAAGVVHAVNWDFNAWAKYENFERDNKIGAFIADHTGLPLTQPQRHDGEGRVVLEGGGIETDGRGTMLVTEEWLLSDVQVRNPGFTRADYERIFAETLGITKTIWLGEGCVGDDTHGHVDDIARFVAPGVMVLAHEEDPSDENHARSLDNLTRLEGATDAEGNAIRVVTLPYPRPVVMDGTRLPASYANFYIANGVVLVPTFNDANDRVALNTLAELMPSRQIVGIHAVDLVWGLGTLHCLTQQQPAARHGRGKATG; the protein is encoded by the coding sequence ATGGCCGCGCGGAAGGCGGCGCCGCGCGCGGCAGCGGGTGGCGTGCGCTGGCCCGCGGAGTGGGAGCGGCACGACGCGACCTGGATCGCGTGGCCGCACCACGAACCCGATTGGCCGGGCAAGTTCGGTCCGATCCCCTGGGTGTACGCCGAGATCGCGCGTGCGCTCGCCGAGCACGAGCGCGTGAACATCCTCGTGCACGACGAGAAGACGGAAGAAGCGGCCTGGCACTGCCTGCGGATGCACGAGGTGAAGCAGGGCCGGATCCACCTGATGCAGTGCCCGACGGACCGCGTGTGGCTGCGCGACTCGGCCCCGACCTTCGTGCACGACGCCGCCGGCGTCGTGCACGCGGTGAATTGGGATTTCAACGCCTGGGCCAAATACGAGAATTTCGAACGCGACAACAAGATCGGCGCGTTCATCGCCGACCACACCGGCCTCCCGCTCACGCAACCGCAGCGGCACGACGGCGAGGGCCGTGTGGTGCTGGAAGGCGGCGGCATCGAGACCGACGGCCGCGGCACGATGCTCGTGACCGAGGAGTGGCTGCTCAGCGACGTGCAGGTGCGGAACCCCGGCTTCACGCGCGCCGATTACGAGCGGATCTTCGCTGAGACGCTGGGCATCACCAAGACCATCTGGCTCGGCGAGGGCTGCGTCGGTGACGACACGCACGGCCACGTGGACGACATCGCGCGCTTCGTGGCGCCGGGCGTGATGGTGCTGGCGCACGAAGAGGACCCGTCCGACGAGAACCACGCGCGTTCGCTGGACAACCTCACGCGGCTCGAGGGCGCGACGGACGCCGAGGGCAATGCGATCCGCGTCGTGACCCTGCCGTACCCGCGACCCGTCGTGATGGACGGCACGCGGCTGCCGGCGAGCTACGCCAACTTCTACATCGCCAACGGCGTGGTACTGGTGCCGACGTTCAACGACGCCAACGACCGTGTGGCGCTCAACACGCTCGCCGAGCTGATGCCGTCGCGGCAGATTGTAGGCATCCACGCCGTGGACCTCGTCTGGGGTCTCGGCACCCTGCACTGCCTCACGCAGCAACAGCCGGCGGCGCGCCACGGCCGCGGCAAGGCGACCGGATGA
- a CDS encoding response regulator transcription factor: MLNAAYPRPSLSVARRPLPSTPGALGTELATLLRAIGVPAVVTDCAGRVIAATPEAAHDLAWRGGSLGDGVEVRICGQTFKLVMTRGASRMQGLDLTPRQRVVIELVAEGLRNQEIADRLGISLHTVRRHVEALLKRLGVHTRAAAAVLLKEAQRHEQLGGASKHPSRAA, encoded by the coding sequence ATGCTGAACGCCGCCTACCCCCGCCCGTCGCTGTCTGTCGCCCGCCGTCCGCTGCCGTCCACGCCCGGTGCGCTCGGCACCGAGCTGGCCACCCTCCTCCGTGCGATCGGCGTGCCGGCCGTCGTGACAGACTGCGCCGGCCGCGTGATCGCCGCCACACCGGAAGCCGCGCACGACCTCGCCTGGCGCGGCGGCAGTCTGGGGGACGGAGTGGAGGTCCGCATCTGCGGGCAGACCTTCAAGCTCGTGATGACCCGCGGCGCCTCGCGAATGCAGGGCCTCGACCTCACGCCGCGCCAGCGGGTGGTCATCGAGCTCGTCGCCGAAGGACTGCGCAACCAGGAGATCGCGGACCGGCTCGGCATTTCGCTGCACACCGTGCGTCGCCACGTCGAGGCCCTGCTCAAGCGCCTCGGGGTGCACACCCGCGCCGCGGCGGCCGTGCTGCTCAAGGAAGCTCAGCGTCACGAGCAGCTCGGCGGAGCCTCCAAACACCCGTCCCGGGCCGCCTGA
- a CDS encoding DUF4147 domain-containing protein → MTPSARATASALYDAALAAADPSATVRRGFAASEVTLELGRDRPHWILAIGKAAHAMATATALECRARRLHVAGGLVVAQAPIDGQMRHADAVLEYVLGDHPVPGVRSLEASDRVSALLERIGRDDVVIICISGGSSSLIGAPIAGVRPEDLAQLHALLLGAGVPISRINAVRKRFSRWGAGRLAAALDCARVIPILLADVPNEDPSMIGSGPVSPDPLSAWHVERILRDAGLAKQVPLSIASTLGAMRAGALPETPKPGSEVFARIEEPFVVGNSSALEGIAAEAQRLGYAPVLLSRTTLTGDATAAGHVIAHSLARATPGTCLIWGGETTVRLPEDHGLGGRCQQLALAAAESLDDLAAEAWVLAAGTDGRDGPAPAAGALVGRETWRASQRAGADPARALARCDAYGALSAADAILPARHTGTNVMDIVVAVRGP, encoded by the coding sequence ATGACGCCGTCAGCGCGAGCGACGGCTAGCGCCCTATACGACGCCGCACTCGCCGCCGCCGACCCGTCCGCCACCGTGCGGCGCGGATTTGCCGCCAGCGAGGTCACGCTCGAGCTCGGCCGCGACCGCCCGCATTGGATCCTCGCCATCGGCAAGGCCGCGCACGCGATGGCAACCGCGACGGCACTGGAGTGCCGCGCGCGCAGGCTACACGTGGCCGGCGGGCTGGTGGTGGCTCAGGCACCGATTGACGGGCAGATGCGGCACGCAGACGCGGTGCTCGAGTACGTCCTCGGCGACCACCCGGTCCCAGGCGTCCGCTCCCTGGAGGCATCCGACCGCGTCAGCGCGCTGCTCGAGCGCATCGGTCGCGACGATGTCGTGATCATCTGCATCTCGGGCGGCAGCTCGAGCCTCATCGGCGCACCGATCGCCGGCGTACGCCCGGAGGATCTCGCGCAGCTGCACGCGCTGCTGCTCGGTGCGGGCGTCCCGATCTCACGGATCAACGCCGTGCGCAAGCGTTTCTCGCGCTGGGGCGCCGGCCGCCTTGCCGCCGCACTCGACTGCGCGCGCGTCATCCCGATCCTGCTCGCTGACGTGCCCAACGAAGATCCGTCGATGATCGGCTCGGGGCCCGTCTCGCCGGACCCGCTGAGTGCCTGGCACGTGGAGCGCATCCTGCGCGATGCGGGGCTCGCCAAGCAGGTTCCGCTCTCCATTGCCAGTACGCTGGGTGCGATGCGCGCCGGTGCGCTGCCGGAGACGCCGAAGCCGGGCAGCGAAGTCTTCGCCCGCATCGAGGAGCCCTTCGTGGTGGGCAACTCCTCGGCGCTCGAAGGCATCGCGGCCGAGGCGCAACGATTGGGATACGCACCCGTGTTGCTCTCACGTACGACGCTGACCGGCGACGCGACGGCGGCGGGGCACGTGATTGCGCATTCGCTCGCGCGCGCGACACCCGGGACCTGCCTCATCTGGGGCGGCGAGACCACGGTGCGCCTGCCGGAGGACCACGGATTGGGCGGGCGCTGCCAGCAGCTTGCGCTGGCCGCCGCCGAGTCGCTGGACGACCTCGCAGCGGAGGCCTGGGTGTTGGCGGCGGGAACCGATGGCCGGGACGGGCCCGCCCCGGCGGCCGGAGCACTCGTCGGGCGCGAGACCTGGCGCGCGAGCCAGCGGGCGGGCGCCGATCCAGCGCGCGCCCTTGCGCGCTGCGACGCCTACGGGGCGCTCTCTGCCGCCGACGCCATCCTGCCGGCGCGGCACACCGGCACCAACGTGATGGACATCGTGGTAGCGGTGCGCGGCCCGTAG
- a CDS encoding carbon-nitrogen hydrolase, translating into MSPRPPFTVAAIQDGVLDTPQQTLDATVTRIRDAAKKGAQVICLKELFNAPYFCKKLDASRFDLAEPVDGPTVTTLARVAKELQVVLVVPIYEKQAAGVYRNSAVVIDADGTPLGVYRKMHIPHDPMFEEKYYFAPGESDHPVQPAGMRGPSGEAGGFMVWKTRYATIGVLICWDQWYPEGARITSLLGADILFYPTAIGWHPAEKAEWGAAQTDAWRTAQRAHAIANGVFVAAPNRVGLEPEAGTDGIEFFGHSFIVDPYGRYLAQAGTDEDTLIASCDPALIEYTRRNWPFLRDRRVDAYEPILSRWIGH; encoded by the coding sequence ATGAGTCCCCGCCCTCCGTTTACCGTCGCCGCCATCCAGGACGGCGTCCTCGACACGCCGCAGCAGACCCTCGACGCGACCGTCACGCGCATCCGCGACGCCGCCAAGAAGGGCGCGCAGGTCATCTGCCTCAAGGAACTGTTCAACGCGCCCTACTTCTGCAAGAAGCTCGACGCCTCGCGCTTCGACCTGGCCGAACCGGTGGATGGTCCGACCGTGACGACGCTGGCGAGGGTCGCGAAGGAACTGCAGGTCGTGCTCGTCGTGCCCATCTATGAGAAGCAGGCGGCGGGCGTGTACCGCAACAGCGCCGTCGTGATCGACGCCGATGGCACGCCGCTGGGCGTGTACCGCAAGATGCACATCCCGCACGACCCGATGTTCGAGGAGAAGTACTACTTCGCCCCGGGCGAGAGCGACCATCCGGTGCAGCCCGCCGGGATGCGCGGCCCCAGCGGCGAGGCCGGCGGCTTTATGGTCTGGAAGACGCGCTACGCCACGATCGGCGTGCTCATCTGCTGGGACCAGTGGTATCCGGAGGGTGCGCGCATCACGTCGCTGCTCGGCGCGGACATCCTGTTCTATCCGACGGCGATCGGCTGGCATCCGGCCGAGAAGGCCGAGTGGGGTGCGGCGCAGACCGACGCCTGGCGCACCGCGCAGCGCGCGCACGCGATCGCCAACGGCGTGTTCGTCGCCGCACCCAACCGCGTGGGCCTCGAGCCCGAGGCCGGCACGGACGGCATCGAGTTCTTCGGGCACAGCTTCATCGTGGATCCCTACGGCCGCTATCTCGCGCAGGCGGGCACCGACGAGGACACGCTGATCGCCAGCTGCGACCCGGCGCTGATCGAGTACACGCGGCGCAACTGGCCCTTCCTGCGCGACCGCCGCGTGGACGCCTACGAACCGATCCTCTCGCGCTGGATCGGGCACTGA
- a CDS encoding peroxiredoxin, with amino-acid sequence MQTSLVRSITAAALILAAGPLVAQQAPQGGTPGVGDLAPDFSLPAATKVGVSQNPVKLSDLRGQVVVIAFYPRARTRGCTVQMQTYRDQFPSLFSGGEGVTVLAVSTDPVDTIAAWAKDENFPMTFLSDREATVGQLYDVKYPAMNLLRRVLYVVGPDGRITHVMRPFAELSADSYTELGEAVRRARSGN; translated from the coding sequence ATGCAGACTTCTCTCGTTCGTTCCATCACCGCGGCGGCCCTCATCCTGGCCGCCGGGCCCCTCGTCGCCCAACAGGCCCCGCAGGGGGGCACCCCGGGCGTTGGCGACCTCGCGCCAGACTTTTCGTTGCCTGCGGCAACGAAAGTGGGCGTGAGTCAAAACCCCGTCAAATTGTCCGACCTGCGCGGCCAAGTCGTTGTCATCGCGTTCTACCCGCGGGCCAGGACCCGAGGCTGCACGGTCCAGATGCAGACCTACCGCGACCAGTTCCCGAGCCTCTTTAGTGGTGGCGAGGGGGTCACGGTCCTGGCCGTGAGCACGGATCCGGTGGACACCATCGCCGCCTGGGCCAAGGACGAGAACTTCCCGATGACCTTCCTCAGCGACCGCGAGGCGACCGTCGGGCAGCTCTACGATGTGAAATATCCGGCGATGAACCTGCTTCGGCGAGTGCTCTACGTGGTGGGGCCGGACGGGCGGATCACCCACGTGATGCGGCCGTTTGCGGAGCTATCGGCGGACTCCTACACGGAGCTGGGCGAGGCGGTGCGGCGCGCGCGGAGCGGCAACTAG